The Chitinophaga sp. Cy-1792 genome contains the following window.
TATGATGACCATCGATTATCTGCTGGATGAAAGAGGAAGAGAGCTGGCTGGTGAACAACTACGTTGGTTCGATCTCGTTAGAACGCATAAACTGCTGGAGCGCGTAAAGCTGCATAATAATGAAGCCCGCGCGAATATTAAACCTACGCATGTATTACGTCCGATCCCACAAGATCAGATTGATAGAACAGTGAATGAGTTTCTACAGAATCCCGGATATTAAGTAGTATTTCGTGGAAGGAATAATGTACAAAGAACCTGCGCTGGTCGCAGGTTTTTTGTTTTTTAATAATTATATCGTATGTTGAAAAAATAATATAATATTTACTGTAAGCAACTCAATAGTCTACGAAAATGGAGTTTTTAATGGAATACTTAACGCAGGATACAGCTGTAATGCGGCGTTTACGGGGTGGTATTTTATTTGATATCAAAATAGAGGATTCAACTATATACGCTTCAAAAAATGAAATACCGGAATTCTCTGTTTTGGCTGACCGTTTTAATTACGACCAATGTGCAATAAAATTTCATGATAGTGGTGTCGGTTATTATTTGGATGGGTACAAAAATGGATTTTGGCGATCAAGATATAGCACATCCTTTAATGATAAACTATATGAATTGGGACGGCTCAAATCGCAGCGTCGCATATTAATGATTGATGACAGAAAGGTCGGAGAGATAGCACAGGTTGAGTTACCATGGATTATTCAAATATCAGATGAAATTGCTTCTTCCGGTTTGGAATTGAAAATTATAGGAGGATTATTATGCTATTACTACTGGAAAAAATATTTTGCCATCCGGGATTGATTTATGAGAAGATGTTAAAGGCGCTTTCGGGTAAGGGTTTGTAGGTAGTTTACTTATTTTTAAATAACATTTAAATACCTGTGTTTAAATTAATATGAATAAGATATTTGTCCAGGATTATGATATTCAAAATTATCTTGATTGTGGTATAAAAGATTTTTGCCTGGTGGTGATTTATTATGCGCATGATAAAAATAATGAAATGGAAAGTTCAGAATATTTTTCCATTCATGCCGGCACTCCTGATGGAATTGCTGGATTTTTATCTTATGCCATGGCTAATAAATTCATGAAAAGTATAGATATCAGTTCT
Protein-coding sequences here:
- a CDS encoding Imm8 family immunity protein, producing the protein MNKIFVQDYDIQNYLDCGIKDFCLVVIYYAHDKNNEMESSEYFSIHAGTPDGIAGFLSYAMANKFMKSIDISSSFIVLEQYDDGRIIDFVKNEIESFSGETVEELLLRILQKFNWEYSNDMEVMNSLFKNLSAK